The genomic window GCGCGAACATCTCGTTGCCGGAGGCGCGCAGCACGGTGGCGTGGAACGCGATGTCGTGCCGCAGGAACGAGACCAGGTCGGCAGCCCGTGCGGTGACCGTCAACTCGACTGCCAGGGCGCTCAGTTCGCGGCACTGGTCGGCGGTGGCGCACTGCGCTGCCAGCGCCGCGGCGGCCGGCTCGACGGCCACCCGCAGCGAGCCGAGCGAGCGCAGCTGGGCCGCCCGGTCGGCGCCGGCCAGCCGCCAGCGGATCACCAGCGGATCGAAGACGTCCCAGTCCCGCCGGGGCTGCACGGTGATGCCGATCCGCCGCTTGGAGGCCACCAGGCGCATCGACTCCAGGATCCGCACCGCCTCGCGGACCACCGTGCGCGACACCCCGAACCGCGCCTCCAGCTCCTCGATCCGCAGCACCGCCCCCTCGGGGATCTCGCCCGCCGCGATCGCCGGCCCGAGCTCGGCGAGCAGTTTGCCGGGCAGTCCCTGGATCTCCATCCGCTCAGCCTAGAGGACCCGCGTCAGCCCGGAGGACCCGCACGGGCGCGCCGACAAGTATGACGATTTGATGTCGGCTTCTTGAATAGGTCATACCTTTGGGTTGATAGTGACGTCATCGCAGGCGCCGCGCGGGGAGAACCAGACCGCCGGGTCCGCCCCGAACGTGTCAGGAGCAGAACCCATGGCTCTCAGCGCCGAGAACCAGCCGACCGGCCCGTCGACCGACCGGCCGACCGGAGCGCCGGACCCCGCACCGCTGATCGTGGTGATGGGCGTCTCCGGCGTCGGCAAGACCACCGTCGCCCGGCTGCTCGCCGACCGCCTCGGCCTGCCGTACGCGGAGGCCGACGACTTCCACCCGGCCGCCAACATCGCCAAGATGACCGCCGGCATCCCGCTGGACGACGCCGACCGCGCCCCGTGGCTGCGCGCCCTGGCCGGCTGGCTGCACGAGCGCGGCGAGGCCGGCACCGGGGGAGTGGTCACCTGCTCCGCGCTCAAGCGCCACTACCGCGACACCCTGCGCGCCGGCTGCCCGGCGGCGTACTTCCTGCACCTGGACGGCAGCCGCCGCCTGGTCGCCGGCCGACTCGTGCTGCGCACCGGCCACTTCATGCCGCCCTCGCTGCTCGACTCCCAGTACGCCCTGCTCGAACCGCTCCAGCCGGACGAGCACGGCGCGGTGCTGGAACTCGGCGCGCACACCCCCCACGAACTCGTCGAGCTGGCCGTCGCGTTGCTGCGGCCCGTCAATGGAGACCTCGATTGAACCCCCACCTCCTCGCCGCGGGTCTGCCGCACGCCCACAGTGACGGGCGACTGCTGCTCGCCACCCTGCTCAGCATCGGCGTCGTCGTGCTGGCGATCAGCCGGCTGAAGCTGCACCCCTTCCTCGCCCTCACGGTCGGCTCCGGCCTGCTCGCGGCCGTCGCGGGCGCGCCGTTCGACCAGCTGATGACGAGCTTCTCCACCGGCTTCGGCGCCACCGTGACCAGCGTGGGCCTGCTGATCGGGCTGGGCGCGATGCTCGGCAAGCTGCTCGCCGACTCGGGCGGGGCGAACATCATCGCGGACACCGTGCTGGCCCGCTCCAGCAAGCGGATGCTGCCCTGGGCGATGGCGCTGACAGCCGCGGTGCTGGGGCTGCCGCTCTTCTTCGAGATCGGCGTGGTGCTGCTGATCCCGATCGTGCTGCTGGTCGCCCGGCGCGGGAACCTGAGCGTGATCCGGGTCGGCATCCCGGCACTGGCCGGCCTCTCCGTGCTGCACGGGCTCATCCCGCCGCACCCCGGCCCGCTGGTCGCGGTCGACGCGCTGAAGGCCGACCTGGGCACCACCCTGGCCCTCGGCCTGCTGATCGCGGTGCCCACCCTGGTCATCGCCGGCCCGCTCTTCGCCCGCCTCGCCGAGCGCTGGGTCGGCCCGCTGACGCCGCCGCAGGCCGTCGTCGCCGAACAGCCCGAACGCTCCGGCCCCGCGCCCTCGTTCGGCGCCGTCCTCGCCACCATCCTGCTGCCCGTCGTGCTGATGCTCGCCAAGGCACTGGCGGACGTGGTGATCGACAACCCCAAGGACCACGCCCAGCGCATCCTCGACTTCATCGGCTCCCCGCTGATCGCGCTGCTGCTGGCCGTCCTGCTGGCCATGCTCACCCTGGGCCGGGCAGCCGGGTTCACCAAGGCGCGGATCTCGGAGACGGTGGCCTCCTCGCTCGGCCCGATCGCCGGCATCGTCTTCATCGTCGGCGCGGGCGGCGGCTTCAAGCAGACCCTGGTCGACGTGGGCGTCGGCGACGCGGTCAGCCACTGGGCGACCAGGCTGCACATCTCCGCCCTCCTCCTCGGCTGGCTGATCGCCGTCCTGATCCGCCTCGCCACCGGCTCGGCCACGGTGGCCACCATCACCGCGGCGGGCATCGTCTCCCCGCTGGCCACCGGGATGTCCAGCACCCACACCGCGCTCCTGGTGCTGGCGGTCGGCGCGGGCTCGCTCTTCTTCTCGCACGTGAACGACGCGGGCTTCTGGCTGGTCAAGGAGTACTTCGGGATGAGCGTCGGACAGACGCTGAAGAGCTGGTCGGTGATGGAGACGGTGATCTCGGTGGTGGCGATCGCGCTGATCCTGCCGCTGAGCCTGATCATCTGATGCCGACGAAGACGCTCCACCGCGGGCGGCGGCTCGGACCACCGAGCCGCCGCCCTTTCGTCAAGACGGTTCGTGCCCGTTGCACGCATTCCCTCGTTCCCCATACGACCTGTAACAATGGACGGCGCTCTGGAACGGGTAGATCTCCAGGGCGTTGTGGAAGTAAAGGGGGGTACATGAACGACATTAGCGTCCACCCGGCTGCGTTGCGGAGCTCGGCGAACGGTGTGCAGGGCGCCACGGGGCAGGTCGGGGCGGCCAGCGGGCACTGGCTCGACGCCAGTTCCACCGCCGCGGCCGCGCTGACCGGCTGGCAGTCCGGATCCACCC from Kitasatospora sp. NBC_01250 includes these protein-coding regions:
- a CDS encoding FadR/GntR family transcriptional regulator, which codes for MEIQGLPGKLLAELGPAIAAGEIPEGAVLRIEELEARFGVSRTVVREAVRILESMRLVASKRRIGITVQPRRDWDVFDPLVIRWRLAGADRAAQLRSLGSLRVAVEPAAAALAAQCATADQCRELSALAVELTVTARAADLVSFLRHDIAFHATVLRASGNEMFAHLGDTVGAVLTGRTEHNLMPHQPRAYAVQLHREVAEAICAGAPDRAEQAMRTIVTGALAELATELDARPAAQPLARPAAQPGEQSGEQL
- a CDS encoding gluconokinase, whose protein sequence is MALSAENQPTGPSTDRPTGAPDPAPLIVVMGVSGVGKTTVARLLADRLGLPYAEADDFHPAANIAKMTAGIPLDDADRAPWLRALAGWLHERGEAGTGGVVTCSALKRHYRDTLRAGCPAAYFLHLDGSRRLVAGRLVLRTGHFMPPSLLDSQYALLEPLQPDEHGAVLELGAHTPHELVELAVALLRPVNGDLD
- a CDS encoding GntT/GntP/DsdX family permease gives rise to the protein MNPHLLAAGLPHAHSDGRLLLATLLSIGVVVLAISRLKLHPFLALTVGSGLLAAVAGAPFDQLMTSFSTGFGATVTSVGLLIGLGAMLGKLLADSGGANIIADTVLARSSKRMLPWAMALTAAVLGLPLFFEIGVVLLIPIVLLVARRGNLSVIRVGIPALAGLSVLHGLIPPHPGPLVAVDALKADLGTTLALGLLIAVPTLVIAGPLFARLAERWVGPLTPPQAVVAEQPERSGPAPSFGAVLATILLPVVLMLAKALADVVIDNPKDHAQRILDFIGSPLIALLLAVLLAMLTLGRAAGFTKARISETVASSLGPIAGIVFIVGAGGGFKQTLVDVGVGDAVSHWATRLHISALLLGWLIAVLIRLATGSATVATITAAGIVSPLATGMSSTHTALLVLAVGAGSLFFSHVNDAGFWLVKEYFGMSVGQTLKSWSVMETVISVVAIALILPLSLII